The following proteins come from a genomic window of Vicinamibacterales bacterium:
- a CDS encoding ATP-binding protein, whose translation MRSRLTGTTVGLAIGITVAVSSALVVAAYFYSTHHFESLLETARETCVAQGELIRAALEHQMIENDRTLIAEMIGTFGRQPTIERVVLLDREGHVRYSSVPADRGADLQIGSPTCQACHRYPPEQRGSSRVIETSGGTILRTVVPFRNRDACHRCHGATRRMNGILILDRNVGAVRASINRDLVWMVASTGVLTLVLVGAIAVVVRFAILRRLQRFETTARQIVSGDLARRVTAEGSDTISWLAREFNVMADSVTGLVGEVRDQRERLETVINSIDDGIVVLDSARTVIAANDAFLARTGARREVVLGCCCRDTPAGACDLEQCPTSACLQSGQRHVRLYERATADGSVRWEEIHASPVANEDGRLTHVVEVWRDISTRRAAEASLAESHKLASLGLLASGFSHELNTPLATVLTCVEGILRDVRSFETDEARPGHIAEAATIAREQILRCRGVTQHFLRMARGQSSPGDIVDPTAVVSAAARLVEPTARASGVTIAFASPVQGLRVRTDEAALQHAIINLLLNAVQACERGGTVDIGVEDGDQVHIRVQDTGCGISPEHLKQIFEPFYSLRKGGTGLGLFLSLNFVRGCGGDITVSSAIGAGSTFDVTLPALPGRTTEDLRQ comes from the coding sequence ATGCGCTCGCGTCTGACCGGCACCACCGTCGGCCTGGCGATTGGCATCACCGTGGCCGTGTCCTCGGCTCTGGTGGTTGCTGCGTATTTCTACTCGACCCACCACTTCGAGAGCCTTCTCGAGACCGCGCGTGAGACATGCGTCGCTCAGGGCGAACTGATTCGCGCTGCCCTCGAGCACCAGATGATCGAGAACGACCGGACGCTGATCGCCGAGATGATCGGGACGTTCGGTCGGCAACCGACCATCGAGCGCGTGGTGCTCCTGGACCGCGAGGGGCATGTGCGCTACTCGAGCGTGCCCGCCGATCGGGGCGCCGATCTTCAGATCGGATCGCCAACCTGCCAGGCCTGCCACCGTTACCCGCCCGAGCAGCGCGGATCGAGCCGCGTCATCGAGACGAGTGGCGGCACCATCCTCCGCACGGTTGTGCCATTCCGCAACCGCGACGCCTGCCACAGGTGCCACGGCGCTACGCGGCGGATGAACGGGATCTTGATCCTCGATCGCAATGTTGGCGCCGTGCGCGCGTCCATCAACCGCGACCTCGTCTGGATGGTCGCGAGCACGGGCGTGCTGACCCTGGTGCTGGTCGGCGCCATCGCGGTTGTCGTGCGGTTCGCGATCCTGCGTCGGCTCCAGCGCTTCGAGACGACGGCTCGCCAGATTGTCTCCGGCGACCTCGCCCGGCGCGTAACGGCCGAAGGCTCGGACACGATCTCGTGGCTCGCCCGGGAGTTCAACGTCATGGCCGACTCGGTCACCGGACTCGTCGGCGAGGTTCGAGATCAGCGCGAGCGACTGGAAACCGTCATCAACAGCATCGACGATGGCATCGTGGTCCTCGATTCTGCACGAACCGTCATCGCGGCCAACGACGCCTTCCTGGCGCGCACGGGCGCGCGCCGCGAGGTCGTGCTGGGATGCTGCTGCCGGGACACGCCGGCGGGTGCCTGCGACCTCGAGCAGTGTCCGACCTCCGCCTGCCTCCAATCCGGCCAGCGTCACGTGCGCCTGTACGAGCGCGCGACCGCTGACGGAAGCGTTCGGTGGGAGGAAATCCACGCCTCGCCGGTCGCCAATGAGGACGGCCGCCTCACTCATGTCGTGGAAGTCTGGCGCGACATCTCGACCCGTCGCGCGGCGGAAGCGTCCCTCGCCGAATCGCACAAGCTCGCGTCGCTCGGCCTCCTCGCCTCCGGATTCTCCCACGAACTGAATACACCGCTCGCGACGGTGCTCACCTGCGTCGAGGGCATCCTGCGTGACGTGCGGTCCTTCGAGACCGATGAGGCGCGTCCAGGGCACATCGCCGAGGCCGCGACGATCGCGCGTGAGCAGATCCTCAGGTGCCGCGGCGTCACGCAGCATTTCCTCCGGATGGCCCGCGGCCAGTCATCCCCTGGAGACATCGTGGACCCGACGGCGGTCGTCTCCGCCGCGGCCCGACTGGTGGAGCCGACCGCGCGTGCCTCCGGCGTCACGATCGCGTTCGCCTCCCCCGTGCAGGGCCTGCGCGTGCGCACGGACGAGGCGGCGCTGCAGCACGCGATCATCAATCTGCTGCTCAACGCCGTGCAGGCGTGCGAGCGGGGCGGGACGGTCGACATCGGCGTGGAGGACGGCGATCAGGTCCACATTCGCGTCCAGGACACCGGCTGCGGAATCTCACCCGAGCATCTGAAGCAGATCTTCGAACCGTTCTACAGCCTGCGAAAGGGCGGCACGGGACTGGGCCTGTTTCTCTCACTGAACTTTGTACGGGGCTGCGGCGGCGACATCACCGTGTCGAGCGCGATTGGCGCCGGCTCGACGTTCGACGTCACCCTGCCCGCCCTCCCCGGCAGGACGACCGAGGATCTGAGACAGTGA
- a CDS encoding cyclic nucleotide-binding domain-containing protein, whose product MTDTYPDLLKSMSAEDADAVVALARRHSLPSGAVLFQLGADADHLYVIDRGRVNLTLPMQVFGSEEDILVEERVAGQTLGWSALIPPHRFTLKATAKIDTELLAFPRAAMLAHFASHSEVGYAVVRNVAATVGQRLQVFQAMWLREMKRVLELSHGTGSTL is encoded by the coding sequence ATGACGGATACCTACCCGGATCTGCTGAAGTCCATGTCGGCTGAGGACGCCGACGCCGTGGTGGCCCTCGCACGCCGTCATTCGCTTCCGAGCGGCGCGGTGCTGTTCCAATTGGGTGCCGACGCCGACCATCTCTACGTGATCGACCGGGGGCGCGTGAATCTCACGCTGCCCATGCAGGTGTTCGGATCCGAGGAAGACATCCTCGTCGAGGAGCGGGTGGCGGGTCAGACGCTGGGCTGGTCTGCCTTGATCCCTCCGCACCGGTTCACGCTCAAGGCGACGGCGAAGATCGACACGGAACTCCTCGCATTTCCGCGAGCCGCGATGCTGGCCCACTTTGCCAGCCATAGCGAGGTGGGCTACGCCGTCGTGAGGAATGTCGCCGCAACGGTCGGTCAGCGCCTCCAGGTGTTCCAGGCGATGTGGTTGCGCGAGATGAAGCGTGTGCTCGAGTTGTCGCACGGCACCGGGAGCACGCTGTGA
- a CDS encoding 4Fe-4S dicluster domain-containing protein, producing MDRRVIPAAAVAAREDVGPAKPSRVSRREFGSCVAAAAAGWLMTACGPRRLHELSKDRLRARLRDLEREYSERYAAPVTVTDTPAMPNVLFAYALDISRCVGCRRCVYACVDENNQSRDPQVHWIRVLQMDKDRGVDFTHADPYYAPREVPEEGHFYVPVACQQCRNAPCTKVCPTGATWTEPDGIVVIDYDWCIGCRYCMAACPYGARHFNWSEPSIPRGQLNAKTHVLGNRPRPKGVVEKCTFCIQRTRDGRYPACVEACPVGARKFGNLLDPDSEIRYIIEHKRVLVLKEDINTVPKFFYFYAT from the coding sequence ATGGATCGACGCGTGATTCCCGCGGCGGCCGTTGCCGCGCGCGAGGACGTTGGACCGGCGAAGCCGTCCCGGGTGTCCCGCCGGGAGTTCGGTTCGTGCGTCGCGGCGGCTGCCGCCGGGTGGCTGATGACCGCGTGCGGTCCGCGGCGCCTGCACGAACTGTCGAAGGACCGCCTTCGCGCGCGCCTCCGGGACCTCGAGCGCGAGTACTCGGAGCGATACGCCGCGCCGGTCACGGTGACCGACACGCCGGCCATGCCGAATGTCCTGTTCGCCTACGCTCTGGACATCTCGCGGTGTGTCGGGTGCCGCCGGTGCGTCTACGCGTGCGTGGACGAGAACAATCAATCCCGCGACCCGCAGGTCCACTGGATCAGGGTGCTCCAGATGGACAAGGACCGCGGTGTGGATTTCACGCACGCCGATCCCTACTATGCGCCCAGGGAGGTGCCCGAGGAGGGCCACTTCTATGTACCGGTCGCCTGCCAGCAGTGTCGCAACGCCCCCTGCACGAAGGTGTGCCCGACGGGCGCCACGTGGACCGAGCCAGACGGGATCGTCGTCATCGACTATGACTGGTGCATCGGGTGCCGCTACTGCATGGCGGCGTGTCCGTACGGCGCGCGCCATTTCAACTGGAGTGAGCCGTCGATTCCCCGGGGACAGCTGAACGCGAAGACTCACGTGCTCGGCAACCGGCCGCGTCCGAAGGGCGTCGTCGAGAAGTGCACGTTCTGCATCCAACGGACGAGAGACGGCCGCTACCCGGCCTGCGTCGAGGCGTGCCCGGTCGGCGCGCGGAAGTTCGGCAACCTGCTCGACCCCGACAGCGAGATTCGGTACATCATCGAGCACAAGCGCGTGCTCGTCCTCAAGGAAGACATCAACACCGTTCCGAAGTTCTTCTACTTCTACGCCACGTGA
- the nrfD gene encoding NrfD/PsrC family molybdoenzyme membrane anchor subunit yields MNTFRLYSQFVTGSVRLVLQGNRAYWAWVAFLVALVISGGIAYTDQVRSGLVITSMRDQVSWGFYIGNFTFLVGVAAAAVVLVIPAYVYDWKPIREIVVYGELLAVSAIIMCLLFVVVDIGRPDRFWHILPIVGHLNFPRSLLAWDVLVLNLYFLVNITVVTHILYRAFSGRHYNSRIVVPLVLLSIPMAVGIHTVTAFLYNGLAARPYWNSSILAPQFLASAFCAGPAILLIVLQLLRRFTTFEIQDQAISKIAELMAYAMFLNLFLHGAEAFKEYYSDTEHLLFTRYWYSGLGVHRTLVPYAWSAVTLNVVAFVLFIIPRARRHWIALNVGCLATYAGCYIEKGMGLIIPGLTPDALGEIYEYYPSMNELRVAAGVFALGFLIFTLMLKVAVPISLGEFLSQDEHVAPAPAAHATAP; encoded by the coding sequence GTGAATACGTTCCGCCTCTACTCGCAGTTCGTGACGGGAAGCGTCCGACTCGTCCTTCAGGGCAACCGCGCGTACTGGGCATGGGTCGCGTTTCTCGTGGCGCTCGTCATCTCCGGTGGGATCGCGTACACGGACCAGGTCCGCTCGGGCCTGGTCATCACGTCGATGCGCGACCAGGTCAGTTGGGGCTTCTATATTGGCAACTTCACGTTCCTGGTCGGCGTCGCCGCGGCCGCCGTGGTCCTCGTCATCCCGGCGTACGTGTACGACTGGAAGCCGATTCGGGAGATTGTCGTCTACGGCGAACTGCTCGCCGTCAGCGCGATCATCATGTGCCTGCTGTTCGTGGTCGTGGACATCGGCCGGCCGGACCGCTTCTGGCACATCCTCCCGATCGTCGGGCACCTCAACTTCCCACGGTCGCTCCTCGCATGGGACGTGCTCGTCCTGAATCTCTACTTCCTCGTCAACATCACCGTCGTGACGCACATCCTGTACAGGGCCTTCTCCGGCCGGCACTACAATTCCCGGATCGTCGTACCCCTGGTGCTGTTGTCGATCCCGATGGCGGTGGGCATCCACACGGTGACGGCGTTCCTGTACAACGGGCTGGCCGCGCGACCGTATTGGAACTCGTCAATCCTCGCGCCGCAGTTCCTCGCGTCGGCCTTCTGCGCCGGGCCCGCGATTCTCCTCATCGTCCTGCAGTTGCTCCGACGGTTCACGACGTTCGAGATCCAGGACCAGGCGATCAGCAAGATCGCCGAACTGATGGCGTATGCCATGTTCCTGAATCTGTTCCTGCACGGGGCCGAGGCCTTCAAGGAGTACTACTCGGACACCGAACACCTGCTGTTCACGCGCTACTGGTATTCGGGGCTCGGCGTGCACCGGACGCTCGTGCCGTACGCGTGGTCGGCCGTGACGCTGAACGTGGTGGCGTTCGTGCTCTTCATCATTCCCCGCGCGCGACGACACTGGATCGCACTCAACGTCGGGTGCCTGGCGACTTACGCGGGCTGCTACATCGAGAAAGGGATGGGGCTGATCATCCCGGGGCTGACACCAGATGCCCTGGGCGAGATCTACGAGTACTACCCCTCGATGAACGAGCTGCGCGTGGCCGCCGGCGTATTCGCCCTCGGCTTCCTCATCTTCACGCTCATGCTCAAGGTCGCCGTGCCGATCTCACTCGGCGAATTCCTATCGCAGGACGAGCACGTCGCGCCGGCCCCGGCGGCTCACGCGACCGCGCCCTGA
- a CDS encoding YbaK/EbsC family protein: MAIPESIRRFVETHGIGFTPIHHRVAFTAQEEAAATHVPGREWAKTVVCLADGKPVLAVLPANDRVDLAALRAATGAREVRLAAEHEFSRLYPECETGAMAPFGPLYGQRVFVDEELARDRVITFHAGTHVDAMRMTYSDFVELVHPVAVRIGRHSILH; encoded by the coding sequence ATGGCGATACCGGAGTCAATCCGCAGATTCGTGGAGACCCATGGCATCGGCTTCACGCCCATCCACCACCGGGTGGCCTTCACCGCGCAGGAGGAGGCTGCGGCCACGCACGTTCCCGGCCGCGAATGGGCCAAGACCGTCGTCTGTCTGGCTGACGGCAAACCCGTACTCGCCGTGCTGCCGGCCAACGACCGGGTGGATCTCGCAGCCCTGCGGGCGGCGACCGGCGCGAGGGAGGTGCGCCTGGCCGCCGAACATGAGTTCTCCAGGCTCTATCCTGAGTGCGAGACTGGCGCGATGGCCCCGTTCGGGCCACTCTACGGCCAGCGAGTCTTCGTGGATGAGGAACTGGCACGCGACCGCGTGATCACGTTCCATGCCGGTACGCACGTGGACGCGATGCGCATGACGTACTCGGACTTCGTCGAGCTCGTCCACCCGGTGGCCGTACGGATCGGGCGGCACAGCATCCTGCACTAG
- a CDS encoding ATP-binding protein encodes MGWLRTVILRSLLAGCLVVTALLSSTLGADTPQSPVSSVPSSPFADQWRWIRFTVASGLPSDRAFGVVQVPGDGLWATAAGGVSRYDGHRWLRVPVGPDEVPSSLTPDGHGGVVGVTEGLLVAGDARGLRTVRIWADGGNVRFLTQARAATGPVLLLGGNQRLYQWDGSRVSPYAIPAPVGTIERLVQAGPHAVWASTTTGLWSFNGDRWSLRLADVGAPFILTAAHEGPNGHASAWLQHPGELRGFLNWRPGRTPTRSQGPLASPAVAIASLPNGDSVLVHTTGQMTLRVGTSWTEFPPVPGRLGDARDAGYLPNGDLWVATDHGLFFYRASSPRWRTWRHPPEMVGNSVNRIVQGRDGTYWLATDGGVEHRDRDGRLMPLPATPGVRESVTALAVDGNDRVWIGSGDGFLGVRWLDRQGWHRFATDPVLDRAHIHAIEIDRRGHVWCLGLAFGAQRGNYTSHEGPGAFEIDENLVVRWARAQGLPSDRVYAFQEGPDGARWFGTSGGLSRWMDGRWQHWTPAEGLRRDRVFTLAIDVRGRVWFGQQGPGLGYIDDGQVRYVPKAEGLIDTDVWQVCAGRDGRLWVGATGGVSMLRDGVWTSFDDRSGLSNTRAWPLLPEDDRVLIGTRGGGTAILDLRTDSGHPPTVELSEPLIEGNRVVVRWTPFSWWAELPNEAVPTRLRVDDGPWSPWSTIREQSIPNLPAGSHVIAIQAKNALGEISPQPAQMHIQIAPSFYARPVFFVPLIVLAALAGTLGTVLVVKQRRHAVALREREERFAKAFQSSPLASSITTLDESRVVDVNAALVRQSGRSRDEIIGKLTPELLGGLSGYDHDAVRRELTTKGYLHGVPIHSRSRSGDPVDAIGYFEVFDLSGRACVLAQFLDVTEQRRLESELLQAQKMESVGRLAGGVAHDFNNLLTVIIGNTALLDNELMPGDPRRSEIEQIRIASERAERLTRQLLAFARKQRVEPRVVDVNGVLVHTDRMLRRLIGADIEIVTLLGSGLDRVEIDPSQLEQVVLNMVINARDAMPKGGTLTIRTANVTLDEREARQQPEAAPGPHVLLEIADTGEGMDPATLARVFEPFFTTKPQGKGTGLGLATCYGIIRQAGGHIRAISEPGRGTAFKVFLPKTDKVHSAPESDTAGATLATGAETILVAEDETQVRQLAAHVLRSRGYQVLEAGDGSEALSIAEGHHASIDLLLTDIVMPQMRGTELAVRLREQWPDVAVLFMSGYADSEATRDGGYVERSAFIAKPFKPNDLGAKVRELLDQAPPRG; translated from the coding sequence GGGCCTGCGCACCGTGCGCATCTGGGCCGATGGCGGCAACGTGCGCTTTCTGACGCAAGCGCGCGCGGCAACCGGACCCGTCCTGCTGCTGGGCGGGAACCAGCGTCTCTACCAGTGGGATGGATCCCGCGTCTCCCCGTATGCCATCCCAGCCCCGGTGGGAACCATCGAGCGCCTCGTGCAGGCAGGTCCGCACGCCGTCTGGGCCAGCACGACCACCGGCCTGTGGAGCTTCAACGGCGATCGATGGTCGCTTCGCCTGGCGGATGTCGGCGCGCCATTCATACTCACGGCGGCGCACGAGGGCCCCAATGGACACGCGTCGGCATGGCTCCAACACCCCGGGGAGCTTCGTGGTTTCTTGAATTGGCGGCCCGGCCGCACGCCGACCCGGTCGCAGGGCCCACTGGCCAGTCCGGCCGTTGCGATTGCGAGCCTTCCGAACGGCGACTCGGTGCTGGTCCACACGACGGGCCAGATGACGCTCCGTGTCGGTACCTCGTGGACGGAGTTTCCGCCGGTTCCCGGACGCCTCGGGGATGCCCGGGATGCCGGGTACCTCCCGAACGGCGACCTGTGGGTAGCCACCGACCACGGGCTCTTCTTCTACCGGGCCTCTTCGCCCCGCTGGCGTACCTGGCGACATCCTCCGGAAATGGTCGGAAACAGCGTCAACCGCATCGTGCAGGGCCGCGACGGCACCTACTGGCTGGCGACTGACGGCGGCGTCGAGCATCGCGACCGCGACGGCCGTCTCATGCCTCTGCCGGCGACTCCAGGCGTTCGTGAATCGGTCACCGCGCTGGCGGTGGACGGGAACGACCGCGTGTGGATCGGCAGCGGCGATGGCTTCCTGGGCGTCCGTTGGCTCGACAGACAGGGCTGGCATCGCTTCGCGACCGACCCGGTGCTCGACCGCGCCCACATTCACGCCATCGAGATCGACCGCCGCGGACATGTCTGGTGTCTCGGTCTGGCATTTGGCGCTCAGCGCGGCAACTACACGTCGCACGAGGGGCCGGGCGCGTTCGAGATCGACGAGAACCTGGTCGTGCGCTGGGCGCGTGCGCAGGGACTGCCGAGCGACCGTGTCTATGCGTTCCAGGAAGGGCCCGACGGGGCCCGGTGGTTCGGCACGAGCGGGGGCCTCAGCCGCTGGATGGATGGTCGATGGCAGCATTGGACACCGGCCGAAGGGTTGCGGAGGGATCGAGTCTTCACGTTGGCCATCGACGTCCGTGGCAGAGTGTGGTTCGGACAGCAGGGCCCGGGCCTCGGCTATATCGACGATGGACAAGTTCGCTATGTGCCGAAGGCCGAGGGACTCATCGACACCGATGTGTGGCAGGTGTGCGCGGGTCGCGATGGCCGGTTGTGGGTGGGTGCGACTGGTGGGGTGTCGATGCTCCGCGACGGAGTCTGGACGTCGTTCGACGACCGGTCCGGCCTGTCGAATACCCGCGCATGGCCCTTGCTGCCGGAAGACGACCGCGTGCTGATTGGCACCCGCGGCGGCGGCACGGCGATCCTCGACCTTCGCACCGACAGCGGACATCCGCCAACGGTGGAGTTGTCCGAACCGCTCATCGAGGGCAACAGAGTGGTCGTACGGTGGACACCATTCTCATGGTGGGCCGAGTTGCCAAACGAGGCGGTTCCGACGCGACTTCGCGTGGATGACGGGCCATGGTCACCCTGGAGCACCATCCGGGAGCAGAGCATCCCGAACCTCCCGGCTGGTTCCCATGTGATTGCGATCCAGGCCAAGAACGCGCTGGGCGAAATCTCGCCGCAGCCGGCCCAGATGCACATCCAGATCGCCCCGTCCTTCTACGCGCGACCCGTCTTCTTCGTGCCCCTCATTGTTCTCGCGGCCCTGGCCGGCACGCTCGGCACCGTGCTCGTCGTGAAACAGCGCCGTCACGCCGTCGCGCTCCGCGAGCGCGAAGAGCGCTTCGCCAAAGCGTTCCAGTCGAGCCCGCTGGCGTCTTCGATCACGACTCTCGACGAGAGCCGCGTGGTCGATGTGAACGCCGCTCTGGTCCGCCAGTCCGGGCGCTCCAGGGACGAGATCATCGGCAAGCTGACGCCGGAACTGCTCGGAGGGCTGAGCGGCTACGACCACGACGCCGTTCGTCGAGAGCTCACGACCAAGGGCTACCTCCATGGAGTGCCCATTCACAGCAGGTCGCGTTCGGGAGATCCGGTGGACGCCATCGGGTACTTCGAGGTCTTCGATCTGTCGGGCCGAGCCTGCGTGCTCGCGCAGTTCCTCGACGTCACCGAGCAGCGGCGCCTCGAATCGGAACTGCTGCAGGCGCAGAAGATGGAAAGTGTCGGACGCCTGGCCGGCGGCGTCGCCCACGATTTCAACAACCTGCTGACCGTCATCATCGGTAACACCGCGCTCCTCGATAATGAACTCATGCCGGGGGATCCGCGAAGGTCCGAGATCGAGCAGATCCGGATTGCGTCGGAACGGGCGGAACGTCTCACGCGCCAGTTGCTGGCGTTCGCCCGCAAGCAGCGTGTCGAGCCGCGCGTCGTGGACGTCAACGGCGTGCTCGTGCACACCGATCGGATGCTCCGACGCCTGATTGGCGCGGACATCGAGATCGTGACGCTGCTCGGGAGCGGGCTCGATCGGGTGGAGATCGATCCGAGCCAGTTGGAGCAGGTTGTGCTGAACATGGTGATCAACGCGCGCGATGCCATGCCCAAGGGCGGGACCTTGACGATCCGAACGGCCAACGTGACGCTCGACGAACGAGAGGCCCGGCAACAGCCGGAAGCCGCGCCTGGCCCGCACGTGCTGCTGGAGATAGCCGATACGGGCGAGGGCATGGACCCGGCGACGCTGGCCCGCGTGTTCGAACCGTTCTTCACAACCAAGCCCCAGGGGAAAGGTACGGGGCTTGGACTGGCCACCTGCTACGGCATCATCCGGCAGGCGGGCGGACACATTCGCGCCATCAGTGAGCCGGGGCGAGGGACGGCGTTCAAGGTGTTCCTGCCAAAGACGGACAAGGTACACTCGGCGCCGGAGTCCGACACCGCCGGCGCGACGCTGGCGACGGGGGCGGAGACGATTCTCGTGGCCGAGGACGAAACGCAGGTCCGCCAGTTGGCCGCTCACGTGCTTCGCTCGCGGGGGTACCAAGTGCTCGAGGCCGGGGATGGCAGTGAAGCGTTGTCGATCGCTGAGGGCCACCACGCGTCGATCGACCTGCTCCTCACCGACATCGTCATGCCGCAGATGCGCGGAACGGAGTTGGCGGTTCGTCTGCGGGAGCAGTGGCCAGACGTGGCCGTCCTCTTCATGTCGGGCTACGCCGACAGCGAGGCCACTCGCGACGGTGGGTACGTAGAGCGCTCGGCGTTCATCGCCAAGCCGTTCAAACCGAACGACCTCGGCGCCAAGGTACGCGAACTCCTCGATCAGGCCCCCCCGCGAGGATAG